The DNA segment TTTGGGAAGTACAGGAAGAGTTGGAAGTTTATTAATTGATGATTTAAAAAATGATCAAGAAGCTAAATTGGCTTGTGTTCATGTTTTAGATAAAATTGAGAAAATTTTACCTCAAGATACAGTTGTTACAAATGATATAAATGTATTATTTGATGAGAGTGATGTTATTATTGATTTTTCAAGTCCTGTAGGTACGGAATCTCTTTTAACTGCTGTTGTTGAAGGTGGTAAAAGAAAAGCTTTAGTAGTTGCAACTACGGGCTTAAATAAACATCAACAAAACTTGCTTCTTGAAGCTAGTAAGCTAGTGCCTATTTTATATGCTACAAATATGAGTTTAGGAGTTGCAGTTTTAAATAAACTTGTAACTCTTGCTGCTAAGACTTTAAAAGATTTTGATATTGAAATTGTTGAACAACATCATAGACATAAAGTTGATTCACCATCTGGTACAGCATTAACATTGGCAGAGCATGCTGCAAGTGCAAGAAATTTAAATCTTGATAGTGTTAGAATTTCTGGAAGAGATGGACAAATTGGTGCTAGAACAAAAGATGAAATTGCAGTTATGGCATTAAGAGGTGGAGATATTGTGGGTCGACACACTGTTGGATTATACAATGATGGGGAATTTTTAGAGTTAAACCATACAGCAACTGCTAGAAATACTTTTTCAAAAGGTGCTATAAAAGTTGCAAAATGGATAGTGACAAAAGATGCAAATCTATACTCTATAAATGATGCTCTAGGGCTATAATAAAGGATAAAATATGTGTGCGATAGTAGGAATTTTTGGTAATGATAATGCAGCTAGATTAGCGTCTGTTTCGCTTTTTGCAATGCAACATAGAGGACAAGAAGCAACTGGTATTTCATCATCATGTGATGGAAAAATATATACAAAAAAAGATAGAGGTTTAGTTTCTGAGGTGTTTAACGAAGAAGCATTAGCATATTTAAAAGGTAATATGGCTATAGGTCACAATAGATATGCAACTGCTGGTAGTGATTCTGTTTTAGACGCACAACCTGTTTATGCAAAATATAAACTAGGTGAAATTTCAATTGTTCATAATGGTAACCTAATAAATAAAGATGAAGTAAGAAAAGATTTAATTGATAAAGGTGCAATTTTTCAAACAGGGATGGACACTGAAAATTTAATTCATCTAATTGCTAAAAATACAAAAGATAGTTTAAGAGATAGAATTATTGAAGCACTTACTAGAACGATTGGAGCTTATTGTTTTATAGTTCAAAGTAGAAGTAAGCAGTTTGCAATAAGAGATAGATACGGAATTAGACCTCTGTCTTTAGGGAAACTTAAAAGTGGTGGATATATAGTTGCTAGTGAAACTTGTGCTTTTGATTTAGTTGGAGCAGAATTTATAAGAGATGTAAAACCGGGTGAAATGCTAATATTTAGTGAATCTGAAGAACCAGAATCAGTTCAACTATTTGAACCAGAATTTAGACCATGTGCTTTTGAATATGTATATTTTGCAAGACCGGATTCTGTAATAGATGGTAAAAATGTTTATACAACAAGAGAAAATATGGGTAAAGCTTTAGCTAGAAATGATGCTAATAGCAAAATAAAATATGATATGGTTGTTCCTGTTCCAGACAGTGGAGTACCTGCTGCATTAGGATATTCAGCAGAAAGTGGAATACCTTTTAAATATGGAATTATAAGAAATCATTACGTTGGTAGAACATTTATAGAACCTACTCAAGAGATGAGAAACTTAAAAGTAAGAATGAAATTAAGTCCAATGGGTTCATTAATTAAAGGTAAATCATTATTAGTAATTGATGATTCAATTGTAAGAGGAACTACTTCAAAAAGAATTGTAAAAATGTTAAAAGAAGCAGGTGCGAAAGAAGTACACTTTAGAGTTGCTAGTCCTGAGATAAAATTCCCATGTTTCTATGGTATTGATACGCCAACAAAAGAAGAGTTAATATCTACTAGAATGACAAAAGATGAGGTTTGTAAGTTTATAGAAGCTGATAGTTTAGAGTATTTATCAATTGAAGATCTAGTAAATGCAATTGGAAATGATAGACATTATGCTCTTGAAAGTTTTGATGGAGACTATTTCGTAAAAGCATAATGAGAGAAAAATTAAAAGAAGTATTGACTATTGGTCGGTACTTCAAAAAAAAGTTTGGGGAAAAAGTATATAAAATCCCTATTTCAATTTCAGGTTTTACATGTCCAAATATAGATGGAACAAAAGCTCATGGTGGATGCTCATTTTGTGAAAATGACTCTTTTAGCCCAAATCTACAAGAAAAAAAAACTAAGTTTAAATTAAATCCAAATATAGAATATAACCCCTTTTTAGATAATCAATTAAAGCAATTAGAAATGCAATTTTTAGCAACAAAAAAAAGATTAGAAAATAAATTTGGTGCTAAAAAGTTTATAGTTTATTTTCAATCTTTTACAAATACTTATGCACCATTTTCAACGCTTAAAGCACTTTATGAAAAAGCACTTAGTTTTGATGGTGTATTAGGATTAAGTATTGGTACTAGAACAGATTGTGTTACAGATGAGATTTTAGACTTTTTAGTTGAAAAATCTAAAAACAAAGAGATTTGGATAGAGTATGGAATACAAAGTTTTTTTCAAACTACACTAGATAAAATAAATCGTGCTGATAGTATTGGAAATATGGAATATTGGATTAAAAGAACTAAAGAAAAAAGTTTAAATGTTTGTGGACATTTGATTTATGGATTACCTGATGAAACTCAAGAGATGATGCTAGAAACATTTAGAAAGACTATTAGTTTAAATGTTGATTCTATAAAATTTCATCCTTTATATGTAGTAAAAAATACTCTTTTAACAAATGAGTACAAAAAAGGAAAGTTTGAACCAATAAGTGAAGAACTGTATATAGATACAGTGGTAAAATCAATTATTAACCTACCTAATAATGTAGTTGTTCAAAGAGTAACTGCTGGAATAGATGATGATACACTATTGGCGCCTATGTGGTGTAAAGATAAACACAAACAAATAAAAAAAATAAGAGAAGCTTTGTTCCTAGAAGGTTTAGATTATTAGTAGAATCAGAAAGGGATTTTTATATCCCTTTATTACTTCATTTTTAATAAGTAGTCAACAACATTTTCTATAAATGCGTCGTGTTTTCTATCTTTTCTATATGCAATATATAGTTTTCTAATCATTTTTTGATTACCAATTCGAGATTCATATAAAGCCCCAGCTTTTAGTAATGATTCAATAGCATTTCTTGATACAATTGAAACAGTAGGAGTATCATTTTTATCTGAATGAAGAACTGTTTGAACAATTGTAGTTGCACTTGTAACTTCGCTTGTTACATTGAATGTGTCACAATCTGGATAATTTGCTTTTTCTAAAGAATCTTTAAATAATAATCTTGTGTTAGATTCAGGATTTCTGCAAACCCATTTGTATGATAATAAATCCTCTGCTTTAGCTTTTGTTGGAAGTTTTTGATTAGAAAAAATAACTATTTCATCTTCCATCCATTCTCTATAAATAATATCATCATTTGAAATATAGTTTTCTACTAATGCAATATCTATTTTTTTATCAAGTAAATCTTCTATTGCTTCATGAGATACAGAGACATTAATTGATACATCATTTCTAATATTTTCTTTAAGATTATTTAGAAATCTAGGAAGTATATAGTTACCAATAATAAAACTAGCACCAAATACAAATGTAGTACTTTTATTCATAATTTTTAATAGATCTTTTTCAGCATTACTAACGCATTTTTCAATTTTTAAAGCAATAGAATGAAGAATTTGTCCCTCTTTTGTGAGTTTTATACCATTTTTCTTTCTATCTACAATTTGAACATCTAAGTAATCTTCAATAAATTTCATCTGCTGAGTAACAGCTGGTTGTGAAATTCCAAGTTTTGCTGATGCTTTTGAAAAAGACTTCTCTCTTACAACAGTTAAAAAAGTCTCTAATTTAGCAAAATCATTAAGCATTAAGGTCTCCAAAAATAAATTGGCAAAATAATAACATTTATTTATATATAGAATAATTAAGAGAAATAATCAATTTATGAAAGTTATGGTATAATCTACATTTATTGGAGAAAAAATGTCTGAAAATTTATTAAGCTCGTTAAACAAATCTCAACAAGATGCAGCACAACATATTGATGGACCACTTTTAATTCTTGCAGGAGCTGGAAGTGGAAAGACTAAAACAATCACAACTAGATTGGCTTTTTTAATATCTATTGGAATAGATCCAAAATCAATTTTAACTTTAACATTTACTAATAAAGCAGCAAATGAGATGAGAGAAAGAGCTTATTCTCTTTTGAATTCAGAGGAACTAAATACGCCACCTCTTTTGT comes from the Aliarcobacter cibarius genome and includes:
- a CDS encoding TIGR01212 family radical SAM protein (This family includes YhcC from E. coli K-12, an uncharacterized radical SAM protein.) → MREKLKEVLTIGRYFKKKFGEKVYKIPISISGFTCPNIDGTKAHGGCSFCENDSFSPNLQEKKTKFKLNPNIEYNPFLDNQLKQLEMQFLATKKRLENKFGAKKFIVYFQSFTNTYAPFSTLKALYEKALSFDGVLGLSIGTRTDCVTDEILDFLVEKSKNKEIWIEYGIQSFFQTTLDKINRADSIGNMEYWIKRTKEKSLNVCGHLIYGLPDETQEMMLETFRKTISLNVDSIKFHPLYVVKNTLLTNEYKKGKFEPISEELYIDTVVKSIINLPNNVVVQRVTAGIDDDTLLAPMWCKDKHKQIKKIREALFLEGLDY
- the purF gene encoding amidophosphoribosyltransferase, producing the protein MCAIVGIFGNDNAARLASVSLFAMQHRGQEATGISSSCDGKIYTKKDRGLVSEVFNEEALAYLKGNMAIGHNRYATAGSDSVLDAQPVYAKYKLGEISIVHNGNLINKDEVRKDLIDKGAIFQTGMDTENLIHLIAKNTKDSLRDRIIEALTRTIGAYCFIVQSRSKQFAIRDRYGIRPLSLGKLKSGGYIVASETCAFDLVGAEFIRDVKPGEMLIFSESEEPESVQLFEPEFRPCAFEYVYFARPDSVIDGKNVYTTRENMGKALARNDANSKIKYDMVVPVPDSGVPAALGYSAESGIPFKYGIIRNHYVGRTFIEPTQEMRNLKVRMKLSPMGSLIKGKSLLVIDDSIVRGTTSKRIVKMLKEAGAKEVHFRVASPEIKFPCFYGIDTPTKEELISTRMTKDEVCKFIEADSLEYLSIEDLVNAIGNDRHYALESFDGDYFVKA
- the dapB gene encoding 4-hydroxy-tetrahydrodipicolinate reductase, which codes for MIKIGILGSTGRVGSLLIDDLKNDQEAKLACVHVLDKIEKILPQDTVVTNDINVLFDESDVIIDFSSPVGTESLLTAVVEGGKRKALVVATTGLNKHQQNLLLEASKLVPILYATNMSLGVAVLNKLVTLAAKTLKDFDIEIVEQHHRHKVDSPSGTALTLAEHAASARNLNLDSVRISGRDGQIGARTKDEIAVMALRGGDIVGRHTVGLYNDGEFLELNHTATARNTFSKGAIKVAKWIVTKDANLYSINDALGL
- a CDS encoding LysR family transcriptional regulator; this encodes MLNDFAKLETFLTVVREKSFSKASAKLGISQPAVTQQMKFIEDYLDVQIVDRKKNGIKLTKEGQILHSIALKIEKCVSNAEKDLLKIMNKSTTFVFGASFIIGNYILPRFLNNLKENIRNDVSINVSVSHEAIEDLLDKKIDIALVENYISNDDIIYREWMEDEIVIFSNQKLPTKAKAEDLLSYKWVCRNPESNTRLLFKDSLEKANYPDCDTFNVTSEVTSATTIVQTVLHSDKNDTPTVSIVSRNAIESLLKAGALYESRIGNQKMIRKLYIAYRKDRKHDAFIENVVDYLLKMK